aagataaaatgttaaaaatatataaaaatatataaaacatatttacatttttttctactttgcAGATATTATTCAGCAAAAGAGCGGCGGTAGCCCTTGATAGATAGAGAGAAGCCCTATCTCTGTGTAAAACACCCATTTTCACTGGCAATAGGCATTTTAGATCCCATTAAGAGATGAATAAACAGCTTCTTAAGCAGAAAGAGAAAAACGTattaaattgaaaaatatatatatatattaaatacaataaaatagtaAGATTCTGAATTTGGTTATTGcaagatacaaataaataaaaataacatattaacTTCTATACTCAGCAGACACAACATGTTTGCATTTACATTTCTGATTAGGGGGCTGTAAATCTGAAACCAGAATTTAATGACATAATATAAAAGTCTGACAACCTTAAGTGCCAGAATTCTAGAATAGAAGAAATTGGTAGGTTATGTGCTGATTATAAGCGTTTATAAAATGTCTGATTCATATCTATTTTTCCATTTGTCATATAAATTCCAAAAAATATTATGAGCTATATTTCATTATAGTTTCCTTCAAAATATAGCTGACATTTAAAAAGTTCTAAAGCACAATAAATTCAAACAGTTTTGTGATGCATTTGTAGAATTTTTGGTTAACCGCTCTAGTTGAAGTGATTTCATGGACATGCATTTTTTCAGCGGGTTCTTTCAGGTGGATGAACTGATGTACTTAATAGAGCCTATCTCAGGAGTCGATGACCAAGGTGAACATGCTGTTTATAAACATGAACACCTTAGGATGAAGAGAGGAACCTGCCAAGGCAGCAACAGCCATACTGTATACGATTATGGACCCAAAATGGCAACAATGCTGAAACCCCAGCCCTGGGTGAGTAGAAGGGTTTTGATATGTGCAACAGTGCTATGGCAGTGCATTACAAAGAATTAGGCTGTACAAGTGTGTACATACAACAGGTACATTTGTAATGTAATTATGAGACCTCATGCAGTAGTGCGAGCTAACATTGTTGGATGTATCTGTGAGAGTGGTGGAAGAATGTAGCAAATTGGTCCAGTGATGTGATTAGTGCTTCCATATTTTAGACAGAAATTCAGTGTATGTCATGTTTTTTCAATTCATGAACACCTCATTATGCTTCTTACCAGTGGCCAAATCCAATAAACCAATTATATTCTAAACCCAGTAATCCTGTTAATCCATGTGCATTAGGAAGGTAATTACTACAATATCATATTTTGTTACCTGGCTACTGCCATTATGATCTTCTCAAAGTGAGAATTACTGTTCTCTATATCTGCGAGCAAAATAATATTCTGTGATAATGGATGTACTTTGCTCTGATTGCAAATTTTTATTTAGTGTAATAATTCAACAGTTATAAAGTAGAAAATAACAGGAGCAATGTATTTATTGATAATGTTAATGTCTAGGAtggcaggggcacacgcaggatttgtagtggggggtttccacaccacaccgccagtgggcatgaccagcatgcatgggggtgtggctataattttagacagtacttggctgctctccaactcttcctatccccataatatacatgggcaatgctgcatgcactactgttaggcagctctcccttttcaagcagagctgtgtgaagcagggtccagctacctcaattatacagtgccccaggcttggaggtgagtttccaggcactaggacaccccccccccctcccctcggtttgcctatggatgagATGTGCTATCCAACAAATATGGCTGTTCAAACGAGCAACTTCAGCATTCAAAGACAAGCAATATAGTACAGTTTGTGTTTCTTAATAAAGGAGCCAATCCACAcaataatttgtatttaatttattgtgtTTGATGTTCACTGACCAAGTGCTTTGCCTTACTGAAGCAACAGGAGCTGCATACTGAAACTGAAAGTTTTTAATGGATCTCCTTGTTTTCAGCGGTAGAGCATCCACAAATCTTTTAAGTTCACCACTATAAAATGGCTGTGGAAGTGGGTGTCACTAGGAGGCTTATTATATTTTTCTGTTAGTATGAACTTGTAAGTTATACTAAATGGTCATTTAAATATTTCCTAGAGATCTGCCTCTCTGCACACTGGCATCAGATATGTTGAACTGTTCCTAGTGGTTGACAACACCGAGGTATGTCAGAGATCTTGGAGAAGAAAAATACTGTAACCATTTACTTTTGCACTGCAAATTGTCTTACCATCTCTTCTTATATCTTTCCAGTATCTTAAATACAAAGACATGCCCACTCTCCAACATCGTATGAAGGAGATTGTCAACCACGTGGATAAGGTGAGGGTTTTAGCATCTCAAGCTGTTATTGCAAGGGGATTTGGATGGGAAACTATTGCAGTCGGGTGAAAGAATAACATGTTAAGTGTAATATAAAGGTTCTGTATTTAGCATTGGTCAATAAgtataatgtatattgtattaacaggttttcagaatttcatgaaatattacattataaaatgcAATGTTTTGTGATCTCCAACAGCTGTACCGCTCTCTGAATTTTCGAGTTGCTCTTATTGGTATGGAGGTCTGGACAAAACGAGACAAAATAGTTGTGAGCCCCAATGCTGGTGTAGCCTTAGACAATTTCCTGAATTGGCGCAAGAGGGACCTTCTACGAATGAAACCACATGATAATGCCCAGCTCATCACGTAAGATTCATGAGTTGATGTGTAATAAATTGTTTGCATGCTGTTTCACATTAAACCACTGTAAATAATATTGGTGATGTTTTAATTCTTTGATTGAATTTAAACATATCTGACCTCTTTATTTGTATGCATAGTGGAGTGGACTTTGAGGGGAGCACTGTGGGCCTGGCCACCAAACTTGCAATGTGCACTGGTGATTCTGGAGCTGTTAACCAAGTAAGTGGGACAGagttttgtttctctttttgttttgttttataacattTGGGGTCTGCAGATATTTTGAAGTAATCTAAAATTTAAATAGTTCATTATGAAATAATTATATTGTGATCTGTCCTGTTCCTTAAACTGTCTATGCCTTTTTTTACTGAAATACTAGCAATCACTTGCCTATTATGATATGCTATCATTAAAATTACTAAGcattattatctatttttttaacaaCTTAGGACCACAGTACAAATCCCATTGGTGCTGCGTCCACTATGGCACATGAAATGGGGCACAACCTTGGCATGTCTCATGATGAAGATGTTGATGGATGTAGCTGTGCTGTCAATCGGGAAAAAGGAGGCTGTGTCATGTCAAAGAGTGTTGGGTGAGCACTGAATTGTTTACTAGATGCTTTATGCAATTATTAATTTTTGTGCATGCATTTTATCATGGAGCGAGTGTGCGTGTACTGTGATTGGCTTTTTGTTATGACTGCAGCTAAATTTGTTTGTGTGCTCTCTGTTTTACAGCATGGTGTACCCCAATCTTTTCAGCAGCTGCAGCCGGAAAGACCTACAGACTTTTCTTGATAATGTAACTCCCACCTGTCTAATCAATGTCCCTGACAGTGATCAGCTATTTGGGGGCCCAGTCTGTGGAAATGACTTCTTGGAAAGTGGAGAGGAGTGTGACTGCGGAACACCTGAGGTAacattcaattcccgaccatggccttatctgtgaggagtttgtatgttctccccgtgtttgcgtgggttttctccgggtgctccggtttcctcccacactccaaaaacataatggtaggttaattggctgctaacaaaattgaccctagtctgtgtctgtctgtgtgtgtgttagggaatttagactgtaagccccagggacagggactgatgtgagtgagttctctgtacagcgctgcggtattagtggcactatataaaatggtgatgatgatgatgatgatttatgtatATTACATGCAGATATGctcacatatatacatgtactcAAATTTCCACATACCAAATAACAGTGGTTAGTGTCTTGTGCAATTAGCATCTGTGTGCTTTTTCATCATGATATCCAATCCCATCCCAAGAAAGATATTTCCTTCACACAACTTCGAACCAACTTGCACAACAGTGAATGCTAATTCACCCTCAAGTGTACAGTATACTGAAGTTTAATCTTTGTTCACTTATGGTTGTTTTATGTTTTCTTGGCAGGAATGCACGAACCCATGTTGCAATGCTACAACATGCAGGCTGAAAGAGGGAGCAGAATGTGCACATGGAGAGTGCTGCCAGCAGTGCAAGGTACAGCTATGATGTCAATATCTTCAGCATTGTTAGTGATCAAACAGCATAGGTGTCCTTGGTAGCCTCTGATTGCAGTCATTGATATGtataatgttgttttgttttattccatGAAGTTAGAGCCTCTTCTAATTGTTGGTAAAAATAGTTTTTCAATTTAGTAACTTCTTATTTTTAGATCCGTCCAGTTGGGGAAATGTGTCGTAAGAAAAAGCGAGAGTGTGACCTGCCTGAATACTGTACTGGAAACTCTGCTCAGTGTCCTGAGGATACCTTTCAGGAGAATGGAGCTTCCTGTGCTTCTGGCAGCGGCTACTGTTACAACGGAGACTGTCCATCTCTTGGTCAGCATTGCAAGGCTCTCTGGGGATCAGGTACAAGTCAAAACCTTTTTAATGTAATGAGATACATGCAGATTTCATGTGCTGTGTGTTTAACTGTAGGTTTGGTCAGTGAATTGCATCCTTTCTCATTATAGTATATACATGTAACCAGTGGTCAAAGAAGAAAATTTGAGGTGGTggtatagaaatttagaagtgacagtacgGAAAAtgtgaatgaatggaatttgatagttttataatcaaagcagtagtagaagtagcggtatggcataccactgtatacatccCCACTTCACCAATGTATGCAACACGATGAATATATAATGAAGCATgtgtttatattatgttatatttctCAGTGGACCTAGTTAATTTGCATTATAAAACTTACCATGGATTATTGCTTCTTTCTTCAGATGCACAGGTTGCCCCAGATATATGCTTCAGGAGTAACATTCAAGGCAATAAGCATCTGTACTGCAAAAAAACGAAGCACGGATTTCAAGGCTGCAGAAATAAGTATGTGTCCAAAAGTTTTTCCATTATAAGAGAGAATTTTTACATATCCTGTTAAAATCGTTTTATAAAGACCCCTACCGCTTAGAGCAGTGATTGCTGCTGATATGATCTTTGCTTAAATACCTACCTAATGACACATCGACCTACATCTGCCCTGTGTATCATATTGCACATCTAGTTATAAGTGCAAGTCTGGTAAAGAATTAAACTTTGGttaactttatttgtattacaACATATAATCGTTATTTTTAATCTACACAATTAAGGATGGAATAAACAGCCTTGTGTTGTGCCTGTACATGATGAAATAGCGCCTTGATACTTTGGATTCAAATTCTTTCATTATTTAATCATACTGTGGTCTCTCGTTGTTTAAATATGTggcaaacaataataaatatgtataataaatatatatggaaacACACATTCTGATTATAATCTGTTTTTCTGTGTTTCTCTTCTCCTAACAGGGATGTCAAATGTGGCAGGATACACTGTACAAAGGgcatggaattccctactactAACAACAAGTATATGATCAAACTGCAAGGGGGGCAGGAGTGCAATGTGGCTGAGGTTTCTGATCAGGAGAGTAGCATACCAGCTGACCCTGGCATGGTGCCTACAGGAACAAAATGTGGCTTGGAAATGGTAAGAAGCATTTAAATATTCAGCTTCATGCAACTTGTTTTATCTCACCTCATTGCACAGCTAGCACTTGACAGTCTATAAAATGTGCCACTAATTCTTTATAAGTTTGGTAACagataaattaattacatttatgttGTAGGTCTGTTTTGAAGGTGAATGCCAGGATTTATCAGTGTATGGAGAAAAGAACTGTTCTGCAAAGTGCAACAACAGAGGGGTATGTAAACATATCATAACTAACTAATGACTATACATCTAACAAAATTACAATGTCAGTAATTTTCTGGCAGCAGGGTTATTAGTGGAATGAATGCAGTTTAATGTAGGTTAAATTAATTTATGAAGCAAGATTTGAAACAGATTGCGTTAGTGACAAACGCAATCATAACTTTCCCCTAGTAACCTCTCTACCTGACTAACAGAACTTGGAGATCACATGTTCCAAGTTCCCACTGCTAGGGAATTACCTACCCCTGAATAGATTCCTCAGCTGCAACAGTGAGGAGAATTTCAATCCCAGTGCTGAAGTTATGCGGGTGTCATTTGCAATTCAGTAGGCGTGCTGAATAGAACAGGTCTTTGCCCACTTTCTTCCCTATTGCTTGTAGAACATATTCCCCACTTACAGCCTTGTGTTGCTTTCAGCTGATTGGTCAGCATTGGTAGCTGTCCAATCAGTGTTAAACGATTGCACAGTTTTTAGCAGCATTGTGATTCAAAATTCTTCTGACTGCAGTGGCTGGGGAATAGACTATTATTCACCTTTCGAGTTCTGTTAGTTGGGGAAGGGCGGTTTCAGAAATAAGCCAAAGTAGGTGTAGTAGAATACTATTGGATTAATTATTTTGAGATAACTGACTTATTAAAGTTGTTTCTTATTTTTACAACTTGCTAAATATGTGTTGAGTAAATAACGTAAATCTCTGTTGGCTTATGTACTACAGTAGAAATAAGCAAAGCTTCAAATTGACTCCTCTTTCTGTAGA
The nucleotide sequence above comes from Mixophyes fleayi isolate aMixFle1 chromosome 6, aMixFle1.hap1, whole genome shotgun sequence. Encoded proteins:
- the ADAM8 gene encoding disintegrin and metalloproteinase domain-containing protein 8, translated to MDYILSLLALWAALDYSETVQLPHVQTYEKVFPHKLHQVFSKRDLHGTQNLYPEHAQYALTVEGKNYTLKLLKNREFLGKEFTVTYYLEDETEVTETQDGKDHCFYHGHVDGEIDSSASISICKGISGFFQVDELMYLIEPISGVDDQGEHAVYKHEHLRMKRGTCQGSNSHTVYDYGPKMATMLKPQPWRSASLHTGIRYVELFLVVDNTEYLKYKDMPTLQHRMKEIVNHVDKLYRSLNFRVALIGMEVWTKRDKIVVSPNAGVALDNFLNWRKRDLLRMKPHDNAQLITGVDFEGSTVGLATKLAMCTGDSGAVNQDHSTNPIGAASTMAHEMGHNLGMSHDEDVDGCSCAVNREKGGCVMSKSVGMVYPNLFSSCSRKDLQTFLDNVTPTCLINVPDSDQLFGGPVCGNDFLESGEECDCGTPEECTNPCCNATTCRLKEGAECAHGECCQQCKIRPVGEMCRKKKRECDLPEYCTGNSAQCPEDTFQENGASCASGSGYCYNGDCPSLGQHCKALWGSDAQVAPDICFRSNIQGNKHLYCKKTKHGFQGCRNKDVKCGRIHCTKGMEFPTTNNKYMIKLQGGQECNVAEVSDQESSIPADPGMVPTGTKCGLEMVCFEGECQDLSVYGEKNCSAKCNNRGICNHKRQCHCDPGWAPPYCDHKFTENYAENDKGVLIAGILVGVSLFAVIVAGSIFYCRKGQRKFPPKRTATPGSGSGLANPLFQDGSSSKPFIKRDAPSHLIGRPQLIASTSNLHNSKSAFITIVPSDETVKSPSFISSHHPVTPISVPKSPQVSKPHVAPHRPPDTTESAQARPVYLQKPVPPNKPLPILKPKPELKQKPSSVAPLPPLKPSAMKSTPHPLHNIALRPPVPQR